AAGATGCTTAGGAAacttttgcaggtgttttgagttaataaGCTGagtagagctcttctcaggtcaaaAGTACTTCATGCTGTGTTTTACTTCATAATGTGTTGGTAACCGGTAGTAGCTGGTTCCAGGCACTCCATGTTGTGCATTAGAACCTTTCTTAGCTGTAGTATATTGGCCACATACCACAAGTTTATTTCACAGATTTAGATTATCACAACTTAAAATTCTTAAACATGTGTACACCATGACTGTTAATTAGCCTAATCTGCATAATTAACAATATCCCTTCCATTCTTTATGCTACAGACACTGACTAAACTTTGCTTCTGTTGGTTTGACTATACCAACCTCAAAGCCAACcacataaaataatgtacagaaGTTAAACTAGTTGGCTCTACAGCACACAAAGAACTGGAAGCAGTCTATTGGATCCAGTCAGACCATTTAAATACAACCAGACTCCCAACCAGATCCCCTTGGAGAATAAatcacctctctctcttgcaTCAATCTCTGTCCCTCAGCGGCATACAGACGATTAGTCTCTTCCAGAAAGCGCTGCTCAAAGGAGTCCTGGTAAATCTATTCAGGAAGAGGAGGTTACACGGAGTGTCATCTAAAGCGATTTCTCAAGTGACGAAGGTGACAGTGAATCAACTTAAACCGCAAGCTGtagatggggggaaaaaacccTGCTAACAAAGTAAAAGGTCATGTTTTATATTACACACAGGAAAGAGCGAGAGATTATATGACCTTGACTGAGTTGGACTTACTGTAAGGGAGTACTGCAGGTTAAATAGTACAGTTACTTGAATCACTAAAACCCATGGCCTGGCCCAGGATTAACCAATAGCCACCTCATGCACACGCTAATTAATCTCTAATTACAAGCAATATATTGCTCTCTCTGTAATGTATATCATTTAAACAGAATAGTCtagtatgtttttttccccagctCAGATTTATTCAAGAGGCTTTCAACACAGAGAAACCAGACACTTTTTAGCTAGCTGAATGAAGTTACATTTTGGGTGGAACTTGTGTGCAATTGACAAGTAATGTAATGAAATGGTGAAATCTTACCTGCAGGTCAGAGAGCATGCTCAGTAGGCTGCGGAGCAAACTGCGGTCGATGGTCTCGCCGCTGCGCTCCTTTTCGATGAGCAGCAGGATGCCGTCAATGGTCTTACTCTGTACCTTCAGATCACTGATAATGTAAAACCGAAACAACTCCAAGCCCATGTCCCTTTAGAGATGAAAAGGAGATCTCAATATTAACAGTAGCTGGTGACTACTGGAATGAGATTGGGTGGGTTGGATGTCAGATCACCATTGACATTATCCTGACAGAATGCGTTGTTTGAGTTAGGATAACTTACCAGATTGATGGCAGCATGGAATTTTGTAAAACGTATGTGCGGTCCAAGAACAAAAATATACTTCTAATCATGATCTGTTAAAAAAAAGGGGGAGACAACAAATGATGTAGCTATGTCCATAATGAAAAGCAATTTTATAGGGAAACTAATACAATGAGAGCTATCAAATAGAATTCTATAAAGGAGGGCTTGAAGACATACCATTTGTCTGCAGTGATCCTGCCAGCATTTATCGATTTTCTTCAGGAAGAGCGTACTGTCCAGTGCATCCGTAAGCACAGAGTCAAGGGGGGTTGAGGGTTTCATGGGCATTGCAAAAACAAAGCAGCACCGCTGTCatttcagtacacacacacacacaactaaaaatatataaaactttCAAATGACAAGGCTTGAGGTTCTATAGTTCAACTGCCGAAATGTATTTGAGAGGAAACGCTTGAGCAAAATCCATAGCATTATAACATTGGCTATCTTGGGAGACCAACTGAAGTGTCAAAACATAATGAACTATCCAAAACATGTTACCTTTATAATACCACACAGGGACACTtgaaccacacacagacacacgtgtaAAAAAGGATATTCTCTGAATTGATTGATTTGTGCCTTAATGTGGTCTTCACACACCACTCGCAGCTGTTTGTAAAGCTTGGCAGATATCTTATGGGAGCAGAGGTTCTCAACAGCCTAAATAACAAAAAGAAATTACAGGTGTACTTAATAATTAATCAGATTTTAGGACTGAAGTCACCACTTCTGTAATATCCTACAAAAAAGACACACGGTGAAATCTAGACACCACCTAACGCAAAAGCTATTGAAAAGTGCAGACATTGGTACAGCCTCCTTTAGGTTCTTTCATAAGACACCAGCTAGAAACATAAGAGTGCATCGGTTAGCATTGTACTTGCTGACTGTAATGTAACGCAGTTTGAATAAGTAAAGGGCATAAGAAAAACCATTGGGGAGGAAGAGAACATCCCATCATAATTACATCCCCATTCGCATGGTGGCGTTCATTAGGGCCAGGGGGTAACGTTTTGCAATGGACAATTAAAATAACCGTGTCCAAAGGCATTTGTTGTACCTGGTAAAGTTCCTCAAGGTTGTACTTGATTGAAGTGCTATTCTGAATTGCCTCAACTGCCTCCTTCAGTTTTTGCCAGGTTTCATGTGTGTAGTTCTCTGGCAATTTGGGTTTTTCTGTGAAGAAAATAAGCCAGAAGAGGAAGcagctttaaaaagaaaagtcaTTCTCTggtgtctcattcttttaacaGCAAAACAGTAATTTTTTACAAAAGTATAATTCAACACGATAAAAATCTTTGAATAATAGGTATTGCTGTGTATTTCCATGAACTGtcaaaatgaatacatgaaccAGACTTTGCCTATAGTATCTCAGGCAAGGCAGAGTAATTAACAGTTTACAATAAACTTTCATTAATAGAATGCAAATATTTGGATCTCACTTGAATGTTATGGAGAGCACACTGCCATACCTTTGAAGTTCTTGATGACTAGTTTCTTTGCAGCTCCAGGTTTGCTATTGGAGAAGGTAGCAGAGCCTGCAGTTTTGGTCAGTCCGTTTGCATGATGCACAACACCCCCagtcaaaaacattgtttttgtctTGTTAGAGGAACAAGATGCAGACGAGGACGACTCCTCGGCCATTTTCACATCGAGCCCAATGAAATCTACTGAATCTTCGAACCTCAACTTCTTCTGGATGTGGTGCGAAGTGGAGGAGCAAGAAGATGAATTTGTTGTTTTAGGAGATGAAGAGATTGAATCAATGTCTTCCTTCTCTGAACTGTTTATTTTCCTCTTCTTCGAAGACGTGATGCTGCTATCGTTATTTACATCTGAAGCTACAGTTCTAGCCTCTTGGGTTGGCGGTGGGGGATTAGGGGAAGGTAAACCTGTTGGAaacatgaaaaaagaaatacagtacagaTTCTAATAGCCAGTCTCGTAATCCAAAACCTGCAGGTTTGCTGTTGGTGAACGGTGAACCAATCGGGCTTTCAAGCTTAATATTGCTAACGTTATATCCCAAAGGATTCGTCCGCTCTTTTACAAGTAAGAAACAGATATAAATGCCAAAGTACATCCCCACTTGGACCCCCTTTTTCTTGTTATTGCTAGTGGCCGAAGAAAGATGGTTGATTACTGCTTCCTCTTAGCCTCTCTCGTGTACCCACGTTGTGGAACTGACCGTTGCTTTATTGGGAGCCAATGAAGACTGTTATATATAAGCGAAATATTTAATGTATCAAgtgtaaaaataacataaagaacaaatcaaaagtTCAAGATCAAAACGTACCTTCTACTACAATCGAGTCCATGACCTACCGGAAGTACTTTCCCCACAAGTTAATGCTGTAAAAGTGGCTGagctaaaaagaaaaaaggaaagcgtggctaagctagttagcattTGCAAGCTTTCTTTAGCCGGTCACAGACTGTATAATGCTGCGGTCTGAACCGTCATTAGCCAGGAGATGGCGCCAGAGACTGCGTATTTCCCCCCGTGCAGTATCTCATAGCACCTGGTAGGATCTCAAAACACCGTTTAATTTGTTTCTGTTATGGTGTAAAGTGTTTTACTCTGTCACGATATAAATATTTCAACGCATTCGATAGGCATGGGATGTTCAGGGTAGAAAGAAGGCCCTACTTAAAGTATTCTCTGAGCCTGCCGTATATAGCATGAAACTGTCGCAATTTAACGTCACTTGCTGCCATTAAATTGGGGAACAGGCGTGGGTCAGATGAATTACAtcgtatttgttttttttaatttatttatcagTCAAAACTGTAGAGAATAGGCTTGTTTGGGTACATAAGAACAAAACGAGAACGACCGACAAGGATGTTTAAAAAGTATGTATTTTGCATGGTTACCTAGCTAGCATCGCATTATACCATATCTGATCCAGCTGAACTGGCTGGCTCCTATCAACCTTACACTATCTGTAGTTGGCTACCTAGCtaaataaattgtgttttaagTATGAATAACACACGTGtaatacttttttcaaataaagtTTGTGTTATATGTTATTTTCAACTAATTAAATCTCAAGAGTTTAAGTTAACTGACGTTAGCTACATGGTCATGCAGCTAACTAGCCACTGATAGCTAACTGCTGTATAGTTATGTTAGTCTGTACAGTAGTCCTTAACAGATATGGCAACACTTGATCAGCTTTCCAAGTTGATTTAAAAGTATAACGTAATAACACTGACTGAGTTACAATTGTCTCATTTCAGATTTGATGAGAAGGAAAATGTTTCCAACTGTATACAGCTGAAGACATCCGTAATTAAAGGCATTAAAAACCAGCTGTTGGACCAGTTTCCAGACATCGAGTCATGGCTCAACCATATTATGCCAAAAAAAGACCCTGTCAAAATAGTGCGATGGTAAGATACACTTTGTTTCCTTTTAAACATATGTTCACATTAGTTTAGACTTCGTTTGACATGCCATGTTGTGTTTTGACATCCAACCTGCAGCCACGAACACATTGAAATCTTGACAGTGAATGGAGAATTGCTATTCTTCAGACAAAGAGAAGGACCTTTCTATCCAACCCTTCGACTGTTGCATAAATGTAAGACCTCATTTTGATGTGCTGTTAAGTGTCTGGTGAATTTACTGAGTGTATTTCTACCGTCCGCTTATTTCCTATTCTGCTGGTATTTTACAGACCCGTTTATTCTTCCACACCAACAAGTAGACAAAGGAGCCATCAAGTTTGTCTTAAGTGGAGCCAATATCATGTGCCCCGGCTTGACGTCCCCAGGCGCCAAATTGTACCCCACTCCCTCAGAAACAGTAGTTGTATCCTTCCTTTGACCATATGATAATACATTTAAGTATGACATACtactttatattcagtttctgTGATAAAGTGGTAGTGCAGACACAGTAGTGTAAAATGTAGAATTATGACATGCATAGCCACTAGAATTGAACTTTAAGGCCGGCCTCTGACATCATACATCTATTCCTAGTTCACACTATAGGGCTGAGCTTGTCTGGTATACACATCATCCTGACATATATTATGAATCCGGCACAACTGTGGTTTTGCTGATTCCCGTCAATATCAAGTCTGCGCAAGGAGCCATTTTCTTAACAGTTGTTTTCAGGCTATAATGGCTGAGGGAAAGCAACACGCCCTCTGTGTTGGAGTCATGAAGATGTCCGCTGAGAATATGTGAGTATCACGCCCTTAAAACAACAGAGCTGCTTCCAaagaattgtgtgtgtttgatgtatTGTGGTTTCTGTACTTGAATACAGTTTCCTGCTTTTATGTGGAACActcattacatttcactttttgTGACCAGAGAAAAAGTCAACAAGGGGGTAGGAGTTGAAAACGTTCACTATCTTAACGATGGACTGTGGCACATGAAGACTTATAAGTGAGAGTCCTCCCGGACAACATGGAGCTCTTGACAGCGAGGCTGACAGTCAATTGTTTACACCAATCGACTTCGCCATTTAACAGCTGGAGGCTTTGAAACAATTCCTATTCGATGCACAAATAAAAACCTGCGTTCAAGTTCTTTTCTATTATTTTGCACTGCCTTTACCTTTAAATGGTTTCTTTGCCAAAGTCGTCATTGGGACTCACCTGCTACCAGAAGTGAAACAACacatttgacattgattgtgggTCATAGTACAATGTATTCTGTTAGATGTATTTatgaaattaaatcaataaatacaccCTTTGACAAGTTGGAGTAAACTATTGAAATAAACGattaaaaaatgtgtctttgCAATGGATATTCAATGGCTAATGTCTGTGCACGCAGGATGTCTTTTGATGTATTTATAAGGAGGTAATTGAGCAGACATTCTTGTTAGTAATGTAAGTGTTCTGTGTCAAATACAGGTTTTATGAGTACTTATAGACACCAGGTTTCATCACAACACGTTTTGTTACAGTGTGCCTAAATAAATATAGCCCTGCACTGAAATCATTGGAAAAtcaatacacaaaaaaaattgtgaataaATAGTTCCAACCCACCCCAAATAAATATTCAACTTTTTGTGCTCATAGAGTTGCACTTATAGTTTCCCGAGGTTAAGAAATAATAGGATAGATGAACTGGTGTTACATGAttagttattgtaaggtttttatttttcccgctctgagatttcagtttgtttttcaattgaattgttcacgttataggtcacattaaaagtggaaaaagttctgacatgatttatctttgtctcattattttacctcacaaaaacctgccattttattAGGGATttgtagactttctatatccGCTGTATATTTACATGCCCTtgttttgcaaatattaattcaagttcaaatacatttcatgtaaCTTTCTGGTATTGCTGAAAAGCCGAACAGTTAATGCAACAACGTGATGGCTCAAGTGAATGTATGTGTCCCTTTTAATTCCTGTTAACGTATGATTGATAGTTGAGTaattatacagtacatgttaGTGTTCACACCTGTAATGTGTATTGAGAGTGTTAGAATTGTGATTATTTTAGTTTGGTATAATAAATGGCAGCATTTTCTGTGTCACGACATGGTCACACTTGTGCTTTATACAGAAAGTTGTGTGTAGAGTTAGGAAAACGTGTGAATGGGACTTGTGTGAGAAAAGGGAAGAATGCTTATTAGTTGGGTGTTTTCTCCAGGGATTATGAAAATGGTTTTGTGGATAGTATTCATAAAACCAGTTTTAGTTGGTAAATAATTGTGAAAAAAACACTCAGAGAAAACGGATGATTGAACCGCTAGGCTAGACATATTATTGTAATGTATAGTCAGACAGCATTTGTCAATAAATAAATCTGTGTATTAGGAAAATGAAGGGGAAACCATATGCTGGCCATGACCAAGGTATCTGAATGTGAAACTCCAGCTAATATGACTCCAAATTAGGCACTGTTTTATTCAAAATGGGTGTGTTAATAGAATTTCATTGGCTAAGCATGGTGTCACGTGTCATAATAAAATGATGTCAACTGCATTCCAACCCTCGTCAGATTCTAGAACATTTGTGTTGGAGTGCAAACAGATTAGGCTACTTTTATGAACATGAACCAAAATAAACTGTGAAATTAGGGAATTATTCCATCGGTAGACAAAGTAAGTTGAATCTAAATAGATGTCTAAAGATTTAAGTGGAACCCAAAGCAAAATGTCTAATACCTGTAGTCACAATTCATGAAAGATCCCAAATGATTTGACTATATtgcatttttttcccctcaccaGGTGGTTCACATAGACAGACATCATGGGCTGTTTCTGTTTCCCTAGTCCAAAGACAGCCCTGCTCGTCACTGTAAGTAGGAGCATCCATTCTCATGGAAGCTTCATCACTCTTTTAGGaattttgttaaaacatttgctACTAAAGTGTATTTACTTTCCTCTGTAATGTGATACCATGACCATCTCTTTCTATGCATCTTCTTTAGAGGGAGCCCATAGAGACTCAAAATCTGTCTCTGCTAAGACAGAAGGTGACCCTGATGGAAAACGCCATCACAATGCTGAAGAGCGATCAGGACACCTTAATGGCTCTGttaaaaaagagacagaagaaaCAGCAGAATCAAGAGGAGCTGCTGCAGAACCACAAACAGAAGCAGGAGAAGAACTACCTGCAGCTCTCTGCGATCACCAGAACGCTGGAGGTCAAGATGGACCAAGAGATCAAGGCAATCTGGGCGGTCCTGAGGGGACTGGAAGAGTCTGTTGAGGCGGTGAGATTATATTTTAGACACAGTTATAGAGAAGTCATGGTTAAACATATCAGTCAAGATCGACAGTGTGAAcatgttttcaaaaataattcacTAATCCTGCTATTAGATGTCATGGAAGTTCACAGGAGCTGGAAGAAAAGCCATAGTACTCTATACAAATCTTGGGAACATTAAAAATGCTACGCAGACCTGTTTATTTACATGGTATCACGCCGTGAATCGGTTTCACATGCTTTAACTATATATTATACTGTTGTTCCTCATCCCAAAGAACAAGAACGGTTTGGAGAGAACAGACTCTTCTGAACATTTGACACCCTGTTGGGAATTCCCATTTCCAGTACGTCCTCGTTCTTCAAGTGACTGGCATGAGGAATGCGTCCAGTATCCCTGTGTTCAATTCGCCACCCGTGGAAACATCCAGAATGTGACTCAGAGAGACATCTCAGGTGTTCCTCCATCTGGCCAGAGACTCCACAAACGGTCTCATGTCCTACCGCCTCTGGTTGATCCTCCCGTGCCTATTAAACATTGCTTTCCTGATCTCTCCCCAACCAAACGCTCTCTGCCTTTGCCACATACGGTTTCTAAGGGAATCAACATGGACCCGTGTTCAgacacagccttcagacagCAGAAGGACTGGATGAAGAccaaggaagaggagagggagaacgaTAGAGTGGAGATACTGAAGGCAGTGGAAaaagaggtggagaggaaatggaagaagttgcaGAGGAACTCACCAGGTCGTGGATTCCTGGAACAAGAGGAGATGGTAGACATGATGAAGGCAATGGAAGCTAAGAGGGTGAAGGAAAGAGTTGAGATCCTTCAATTGGCGGAAAAAGAGTTTGAGAGGAAATGGCTCGAGATGCAAAATGCAGGTCAAAAACCGAAGGGAGATAAGAGTGAGGTGCATTTTGCAGAGAAGGAACTGGAGAACAACCTGAAAGGCCAGATGAAAAACATCCCGAAACCTCTtgaagaaataaaaagagaTAAAGCAGAGAAGGATTTAACATTGTCCGAGATATTTGATGAAGAACTACAGAGAGCTAAAGAGAGGATTAAGATTCTAGACAAGTTGATGAGGGATAACAAAATGGAGCGCAAACTCAGGttggaggaagagaaaaagaaagagaaggagaggaaagaaaataaaatacaggagAAACTGAAATTGGaagaagagaaaaggaaagaaagggagcaatttaagGTCCTTGAGAAGGAGATAAAGTCAAAAGGTCTGGAAGAGAAACGCCGGTTTaaggaagaaaaggagaggataGAAAACCTACAGAAGGAAAAGAAGGTGAGACTTAAGCAAGAGAAATTAAGATTGGAggcagagaaaaggaaagagaaggagatggCAAAGACTCtgaagaaggagaagaaggaaaaagaaataaaagagaaaGTACGATTGGAGGAAgctaaaaggaaagaaaaggagataACAAAGGCTCTGGAGAAGAAGAAGACCAGACAAGCAAATGAGGAGAAATGTAGACTTGagcaagaaaaaaagaaaaaaatggtgATGATGAAAAACCTGAAGAAGGACAAAGAAAAGGCCAAGAAAATGTTAGCTGAAGCAGAGAAACTAAGAGAACGTGAGGAGAAGAAGTGCTTG
The window above is part of the Esox lucius isolate fEsoLuc1 chromosome 4, fEsoLuc1.pri, whole genome shotgun sequence genome. Proteins encoded here:
- the cul4b gene encoding cullin-4B isoform X3, which codes for MDSIVVEGLPSPNPPPPTQEARTVASDVNNDSSITSSKKRKINSSEKEDIDSISSSPKTTNSSSCSSTSHHIQKKLRFEDSVDFIGLDVKMAEESSSSASCSSNKTKTMFLTGGVVHHANGLTKTAGSATFSNSKPGAAKKLVIKNFKEKPKLPENYTHETWQKLKEAVEAIQNSTSIKYNLEELYQAVENLCSHKISAKLYKQLRVVCEDHIKAQINQFREDALDSTLFLKKIDKCWQDHCRQMIMIRSIFLFLDRTYVLQNSMLPSIWDMGLELFRFYIISDLKVQSKTIDGILLLIEKERSGETIDRSLLRSLLSMLSDLQIYQDSFEQRFLEETNRLYAAEGQRLMQEREVPEYLHHVHKRLEEEADRVITYLDQSTQKPLIATVEKQLLGEHLTATLQKGLNHLLDENRIQDLSLLYQLFSRVRGGVQVLLQHWIEYIKAFGSTIVINPEKDKTMVQELLDFKDKVDHIIDTCFMKNEKFVNAMKEAFETFINKRPNKPAELIAKHVDSKLRAGNKEATDEELEKMLDKIMIIFRFIYGKDVFEAFYKKDLAKRLLVGKSASVDAEKSMLSKLKHGMYL
- the mcts1 gene encoding malignant T-cell-amplified sequence 1 gives rise to the protein MFKKFDEKENVSNCIQLKTSVIKGIKNQLLDQFPDIESWLNHIMPKKDPVKIVRCHEHIEILTVNGELLFFRQREGPFYPTLRLLHKYPFILPHQQVDKGAIKFVLSGANIMCPGLTSPGAKLYPTPSETVVAIMAEGKQHALCVGVMKMSAENIEKVNKGVGVENVHYLNDGLWHMKTYK
- the LOC117592764 gene encoding histone-lysine N-methyltransferase, H3 lysine-79 specific-like — its product is MGCFCFPSPKTALLVTREPIETQNLSLLRQKVTLMENAITMLKSDQDTLMALLKKRQKKQQNQEELLQNHKQKQEKNYLQLSAITRTLEVKMDQEIKAIWAVLRGLEESVEANKNGLERTDSSEHLTPCWEFPFPVRPRSSSDWHEECVQYPCVQFATRGNIQNVTQRDISGVPPSGQRLHKRSHVLPPLVDPPVPIKHCFPDLSPTKRSLPLPHTVSKGINMDPCSDTAFRQQKDWMKTKEEERENDRVEILKAVEKEVERKWKKLQRNSPGRGFLEQEEMVDMMKAMEAKRVKERVEILQLAEKEFERKWLEMQNAGQKPKGDKSEVHFAEKELENNLKGQMKNIPKPLEEIKRDKAEKDLTLSEIFDEELQRAKERIKILDKLMRDNKMERKLRLEEEKKKEKERKENKIQEKLKLEEEKRKEREQFKVLEKEIKSKGLEEKRRFKEEKERIENLQKEKKVRLKQEKLRLEAEKRKEKEMAKTLKKEKKEKEIKEKT